In a single window of the Streptomyces cinnabarinus genome:
- a CDS encoding NADP-dependent isocitrate dehydrogenase — MTDSTIIYTHTDEAPALATYSFLPVVQAYASQAGVAVETRDISLAGRIIAVFPEYLTEDQRIPDALAELGELAKTPAANIIKLPNISASIPQLKAAVAELQGQGYALPNYPDDPKTDEERDVQARYDKVKGSAVNPVLREGNSDRRAPASVKNYAKTHPHRMGAWSGESRTNVATMGQNDFRSTEKSVVISEAGALRIELVAEDGATTVLRESVPVLEGEVVDASVLHVAALREFLTAQIAEAKAQGVLFSVHLKATMMKVSDPIIFGHVVRAFFPKTFEQYGAALAAAGLSPNDGLGGILKGLDALPEGDAIKASFDAELAEGPALAMVDSDKGITNLHVPSDVIVDASMPAMIRTSGHMWGPDGQEADTLAVLPDSSYAGVYQVAIDDCRANGAYDPSTMGSVPNVGLMAQKAEEYGSHDKTFEIKAAGTVRLVDRAGNVLVEQPVAEGDIFRACQTKDAPIKDWVKLAVTRARATGDPAVFWLDETRAHDANLIAKVNAYLPEHDTEGLDIRILAPVDATKLSVERIRRGENTISVTGNVLRDYLTDLFPILELGTSAKMLSVVPLMAGGGLFETGAGGSAPKHVQQLVKEDYLRWDSLGEFFALVPSLEQYAAATNNPKAKVLADTLDRATATFLNEDKSPTRRVGGIDNRGSHFFLSLYWAQELAKQTDDAELAKAFAPLAETLAASEQKIVEELNSVQGSPAEIGGYYQPDPAKAAAVMRPSATWNEALASLS; from the coding sequence GTGACTGACTCGACCATCATCTATACGCACACTGACGAGGCCCCGGCCCTGGCGACGTATTCCTTCCTGCCGGTGGTCCAGGCGTACGCCTCGCAGGCGGGTGTCGCCGTGGAGACGCGGGACATCTCGCTGGCCGGCCGCATCATCGCGGTGTTCCCGGAGTACCTGACCGAGGACCAGCGCATCCCGGACGCGCTCGCCGAGCTGGGTGAGCTGGCCAAGACGCCGGCCGCCAACATCATCAAGCTGCCGAACATCTCGGCCTCGATCCCGCAGCTCAAGGCCGCCGTCGCCGAGCTGCAGGGCCAGGGCTACGCACTGCCGAACTACCCGGACGACCCGAAGACCGACGAGGAGCGGGACGTCCAGGCCCGCTACGACAAGGTCAAGGGCTCCGCCGTGAACCCGGTCCTGCGTGAGGGCAACTCCGACCGCCGCGCCCCCGCCTCGGTCAAGAACTACGCCAAGACCCACCCGCACCGCATGGGCGCCTGGAGCGGCGAGTCCAGGACGAACGTGGCGACCATGGGGCAGAACGACTTCCGCTCCACCGAGAAGTCCGTCGTGATCTCCGAGGCCGGCGCGCTGAGGATCGAGCTGGTCGCCGAGGACGGCGCCACCACGGTGCTGCGTGAGTCCGTACCCGTCCTGGAGGGCGAGGTCGTGGACGCGTCGGTGCTGCACGTGGCCGCGCTGCGCGAGTTCCTCACCGCGCAGATCGCCGAGGCCAAGGCCCAGGGCGTGCTGTTCTCCGTGCACCTGAAGGCCACGATGATGAAGGTCTCCGACCCGATCATCTTCGGTCACGTGGTCCGCGCGTTCTTCCCGAAGACCTTCGAGCAGTACGGTGCCGCGCTCGCCGCCGCCGGTCTGTCCCCGAACGACGGTCTGGGCGGCATCCTCAAGGGCCTCGACGCCCTGCCCGAGGGTGACGCGATCAAGGCTTCCTTCGACGCCGAGCTCGCCGAGGGCCCGGCCCTGGCGATGGTCGACTCGGACAAGGGCATCACCAACCTGCACGTGCCGTCCGACGTCATCGTCGACGCCTCGATGCCGGCCATGATCCGCACCTCCGGCCACATGTGGGGCCCGGACGGCCAGGAGGCCGACACCCTCGCGGTGCTGCCGGACTCGTCGTACGCCGGTGTCTACCAGGTCGCGATCGACGACTGCCGTGCCAACGGCGCCTACGACCCGTCCACGATGGGCTCGGTCCCGAACGTCGGCCTGATGGCGCAGAAGGCCGAGGAGTACGGCTCCCACGACAAGACCTTCGAGATCAAGGCGGCCGGCACGGTCCGTCTGGTCGACCGGGCCGGCAATGTCCTCGTCGAGCAGCCGGTCGCCGAGGGCGACATCTTCCGCGCCTGCCAGACCAAGGACGCGCCGATCAAGGACTGGGTGAAGCTGGCCGTCACCCGCGCCCGCGCCACCGGCGACCCGGCCGTGTTCTGGCTGGACGAGACCCGGGCGCACGACGCCAACCTGATCGCCAAGGTCAACGCGTACCTGCCGGAGCACGACACCGAGGGCCTGGACATCCGCATCCTCGCCCCGGTCGACGCCACCAAGCTCTCGGTGGAGCGCATCCGCCGCGGCGAGAACACGATCTCGGTCACGGGCAACGTCCTGCGCGACTACCTGACCGACCTCTTCCCCATCCTGGAGCTGGGCACCAGCGCCAAGATGCTGTCGGTCGTCCCGCTGATGGCGGGCGGCGGCCTGTTCGAGACGGGCGCCGGCGGCTCCGCGCCGAAGCACGTGCAGCAGCTGGTCAAGGAGGACTACCTGCGCTGGGACTCGCTCGGTGAGTTCTTCGCGCTGGTGCCGTCCCTGGAGCAGTACGCGGCGGCCACGAACAACCCGAAGGCCAAGGTCCTCGCCGACACCCTCGACCGCGCCACGGCGACCTTCCTCAACGAGGACAAGTCCCCGACCCGTCGCGTCGGCGGCATCGACAACCGCGGCAGCCACTTCTTCCTGTCCCTGTACTGGGCGCAGGAGCTGGCCAAGCAGACCGACGACGCGGAGCTGGCGAAGGCCTTCGCCCCGCTCGCCGAGACGCTCGCGGCGAGCGAGCAGAAGATCGTCGAGGAGCTGAACTCGGTCCAGGGCTCCCCGGCCGAGATCGGCGGCTACTACCAGCCCGACCCGGCGAAGGCGGCCGCGGTCATGCGCCCGTCGGCGACCTGGAACGAGGCGCTGGCGTCCCTCAGCTGA
- a CDS encoding mechanosensitive ion channel family protein, with amino-acid sequence MNRDITMDDMVIAGIAMAAGLLAAFLLRMLLRWLGKHADRTRWSGDDLIVDVLRTVVPWAAILGGAASAGAALPLTKTVQHNVNQTLTVLLIFVVTLAAARGIAGVMRTVTQSRPGVAGSATIFVNITRILVLAIGFLVVLQTLGVSIAPLLTALGVGGLAVALALQDTLANLFAGIHILASKTVQPGDYIRLSSGEEGYVEDINWRQTTVRNLSNNLVVIPNGELAKTNMTNFMRPEQQLTILLQVGVAYDSDLEQVERVTNEVIGEVMAEVEGAVPDHEPIIRFHTFGDSRIGFTVILGVGEFSDQYRIKHEFIKRLHKRYRQEGIRIPAPARTVALQQGSLTIPQQRVPDNEPGEVPSARLD; translated from the coding sequence GTGAATCGGGACATCACCATGGACGACATGGTCATCGCCGGAATAGCGATGGCCGCGGGCCTGCTGGCCGCGTTTCTGCTCCGGATGCTGCTGCGCTGGCTGGGCAAGCACGCCGACCGCACCCGCTGGAGCGGCGACGACCTCATCGTGGACGTGCTGCGGACCGTCGTGCCGTGGGCGGCGATCCTCGGCGGTGCCGCCTCCGCGGGCGCCGCGCTGCCGTTGACGAAGACGGTCCAGCACAACGTCAATCAGACCCTGACGGTGCTGCTGATCTTCGTGGTGACGCTGGCCGCGGCCCGCGGTATCGCCGGGGTGATGCGGACGGTCACCCAGTCCCGGCCGGGTGTCGCCGGTTCCGCCACGATCTTCGTCAACATCACCCGCATCCTGGTCCTCGCCATCGGCTTCCTGGTGGTGCTCCAGACCCTGGGCGTCTCCATAGCGCCGCTGCTCACCGCCCTCGGCGTCGGTGGTCTGGCGGTCGCCCTCGCGCTTCAGGACACGCTCGCCAACCTCTTCGCGGGCATCCACATCCTGGCCTCCAAGACCGTCCAGCCCGGTGACTACATCCGGCTGAGCAGCGGTGAGGAGGGCTACGTCGAGGACATCAACTGGCGCCAGACGACGGTGCGCAACCTCTCCAACAACCTGGTCGTGATCCCCAACGGGGAGCTCGCGAAGACGAACATGACCAACTTCATGCGTCCCGAGCAGCAGTTGACGATCCTGCTCCAGGTCGGCGTCGCCTACGACAGCGATCTGGAGCAGGTGGAGCGGGTCACCAACGAGGTCATCGGCGAGGTGATGGCCGAGGTCGAGGGCGCCGTGCCGGACCACGAGCCGATCATCCGCTTCCACACCTTCGGCGACTCCCGGATCGGCTTCACGGTCATCCTGGGCGTCGGCGAGTTCAGCGACCAGTACCGGATCAAGCACGAGTTCATCAAGCGCCTGCACAAGCGCTACCGCCAGGAGGGCATCCGCATCCCGGCGCCGGCGCGCACGGTGGCGCTCCAGCAGGGGTCGCTGACGATCCCGCAGCAGCGCGTCCCCGACAACGAGCCGGGCGAAGTCCCCTCCGCCCGGCTCGACTGA
- a CDS encoding crotonase/enoyl-CoA hydratase family protein yields MPVRVEREGHVTTVVLSRPEARNAVDGPTAAELAAAFREFEADDEARVAVLWGEGGTFCAGADLKALGTERSNRVTEDGDGPMGPTRMRLSKPVIAAVAGHAVAGGLELALWCDLRVAEEDAVFGVFCRRWGVPLIDGGTVRLPRLIGVGRAMDLILTGRPVPAAEAREIGLANRVVPTGTARAEAEALAATIAAFPQACLRADRASVLDQQGLGEEAALRSELGHGVGVLAESLEGAARFSAGAGRHGTFEPG; encoded by the coding sequence ATGCCGGTCCGCGTCGAACGCGAAGGTCACGTCACCACGGTTGTCCTGTCCCGCCCCGAGGCCCGCAATGCGGTGGACGGTCCGACGGCGGCGGAACTGGCGGCCGCGTTCAGGGAGTTCGAGGCCGATGACGAAGCTCGCGTGGCGGTGCTGTGGGGCGAGGGCGGGACGTTCTGCGCGGGCGCCGACCTCAAGGCCCTGGGCACCGAGCGGAGCAACCGGGTCACCGAGGACGGTGACGGCCCGATGGGCCCGACCCGGATGCGGCTGTCCAAGCCGGTGATCGCGGCGGTCGCCGGGCACGCGGTGGCCGGGGGCCTGGAGTTGGCGCTCTGGTGCGATCTGCGGGTGGCCGAGGAGGACGCCGTCTTCGGTGTCTTCTGCCGCCGCTGGGGGGTGCCCCTGATCGACGGCGGCACGGTACGGCTGCCCCGGCTGATCGGCGTCGGCCGCGCGATGGACCTGATCCTCACCGGCCGCCCGGTCCCGGCCGCCGAGGCCCGGGAGATCGGCCTGGCCAACCGAGTCGTTCCGACGGGCACCGCCCGCGCGGAGGCGGAGGCCCTGGCGGCGACGATCGCCGCGTTCCCGCAGGCATGCCTGCGCGCCGACCGGGCGTCCGTGCTCGATCAGCAGGGGTTGGGCGAGGAGGCGGCGCTGCGGTCGGAACTGGGGCATGGGGTGGGGGTGTTGGCGGAGAGCCTGGAGGGGGCGGCTCGGTTCTCGGCGGGGGCGGGGCGGCACGGGACCTTCGAGCCAGGATGA
- a CDS encoding aKG-HExxH-type peptide beta-hydroxylase encodes MHGDVRVVTYVGAQPGDAPVGPAAASAPEQSVVVPQRRVPKERLRGRDGLVDALTGAVTRRAGGDATVPGVWLLSGMGGSGKTTVALEVAHRLREGLTHVWWVSGADREGKPMDLRALALAAGATPGDLIPGADHAYVLWQRLNALTTPWLLVLDNIDDLSLLTQDRPAEGTGWLQPPSHPTGTVLLTSRETRGERWGNWVHTVHIDLLSGADGAQVLRDLAPGAGTEEQARELAEHLGGLPLALDLAGSYLRGARRDRVPEASSPRTFPAYRSRFDRQMADLAFDPDAALGDDERPRRALLTTWELSLDLLHRQGADMARPLLRLLSAFGPAPIPYLDLLDVDLLARDPMFTGLTTQRFRAALDGLEGLKLITFPEEPETAADQDNTHWLTIHAMVRAASRAHDDFRARARPLLGLVTALLDRATGSLWGSRPADWPRWGLLAPHGPAARLLLTEFEESIGPALDLVTAATEPAVGTARYHRNVGLHRESVAELQAVVRTRARLLGEEARATLVARLDLALALRDHGDLEESEELYRLLVVQGGNSLPADDPVLSSFHTGLARTLLLSGRYEDARRELDRALELRTRTPAQGQRGMLRIRADLARLAHRQGRFAEAVEELSVVRRLTRALGQEAVYETLAAGLSLARVLRDAGRAREAEAVAEEVIQELRDAMGEDHPDVLIARHERARMMRDHEEDRELLERARDEFTEIWRSAERQLGVDHPDTIAARHELATVWHLLDRRDRAVEHFRAAYETGRRRLGEHHPNIVVCARNLALVLAELAEDSARPPGEAAPADVSGQSPDPPASTPLALAGLSLELALSPQFAPAVRSPAVVRALDRFVRSERSVSDFGGEGGGAGVSSGAEWSNYRPGAQPPPRRTYRPPTEPVVARERSARGAAVDGATLRALARGDDDRQSAERLRAQERGIRLLALRDLLDRTESAMAGRMDRLPSVPKSRDLLLQADDARSKAVTTVLLHPAVGRWMSRTLRALHTSPIELSDALLDDLAHLHSVAAAASHRAKVPFALSLPVRDGFVVLPTLGAFDLRGTRLRTVRVEGDGGTLTLARRGGESVRVTRPEDPTLSLWRPVHRVRTGSGPGRFDFVLDDIDQHRETNGPMAPTPLTGSQVMPWAEAAREAGALLARTNRRRAEALAAALTAVTPRPAAPGGIINSASSTDAFGGIVASAPPDGMELAASMVHEFQHMKLHAVLNAVALHEESEPPDDERFYAPWRDDPRPLPGLFQGVFAFFGVVDFWRRLTLEERGTRLRRAQFQLVYWRTQARDAYSTLCLSPRLTETGRYFAALMGGTTVTWTDHEDVPEDIVTLALEGVVAHRLRWRLRHLRPAPATVAELAAAWTSGAPKAPPRGSAVTLRPDFTARPSNAYTALLCKAATGVSELRGVPVSSGFLDLSGAEIDPADLTRLQDSVAEARRLAVAQVEGWPLEPEPWVRLGLALRRSGAVAAEALTHCPELVRAVHACVTEASDAPPDPVDLAAWIGVPDDPDGYPRPPAA; translated from the coding sequence GTGCACGGCGATGTGCGGGTGGTGACGTACGTGGGCGCCCAGCCCGGTGACGCGCCCGTGGGTCCCGCGGCGGCTTCGGCGCCCGAACAGTCGGTGGTCGTGCCCCAGCGCAGGGTGCCGAAGGAGCGGCTGCGGGGCCGGGACGGGCTGGTGGACGCGCTGACCGGTGCGGTGACCCGCCGTGCCGGGGGTGACGCCACCGTGCCCGGGGTGTGGCTGCTGTCGGGGATGGGCGGAAGCGGTAAGACGACCGTCGCCCTGGAAGTGGCGCATCGCCTCCGCGAGGGCCTGACCCATGTCTGGTGGGTGTCGGGAGCCGACAGGGAGGGCAAGCCCATGGACCTGCGCGCGCTGGCGCTCGCCGCGGGGGCGACACCCGGCGACCTGATCCCGGGCGCCGATCACGCATACGTCCTGTGGCAGCGGCTCAATGCCCTGACCACGCCCTGGCTGCTGGTGCTCGACAACATCGACGACCTCTCCCTGCTGACGCAGGACCGCCCGGCCGAGGGGACCGGCTGGCTCCAGCCGCCCAGCCATCCGACCGGAACGGTATTGCTCACCAGCCGGGAGACGCGTGGCGAACGCTGGGGTAACTGGGTGCACACGGTGCACATCGACCTGCTGTCCGGCGCGGACGGCGCCCAAGTGCTCCGTGATCTGGCGCCGGGAGCCGGGACCGAGGAGCAGGCCCGGGAGCTCGCCGAGCACCTCGGCGGGCTGCCCCTCGCGCTCGACCTGGCGGGCTCCTATCTGCGCGGGGCACGCAGAGACCGCGTCCCCGAGGCGTCGTCGCCCCGCACGTTCCCCGCGTATCGGAGCCGCTTCGACCGGCAGATGGCCGACCTGGCCTTCGATCCCGACGCCGCTCTGGGCGATGACGAGCGGCCCCGCCGCGCGCTGCTGACCACCTGGGAACTCTCCTTGGACCTGCTGCACCGTCAGGGCGCCGACATGGCCCGGCCGCTGCTGCGCCTGCTGTCCGCCTTCGGTCCCGCCCCCATCCCCTACCTCGATCTCCTCGACGTGGATCTGCTGGCCCGGGACCCGATGTTCACCGGCCTCACCACTCAGCGGTTCAGGGCAGCCCTGGACGGCCTGGAGGGCCTGAAACTGATCACGTTCCCCGAAGAGCCGGAGACCGCGGCCGACCAGGACAACACGCATTGGCTGACCATCCATGCGATGGTCCGGGCAGCCAGCCGCGCCCACGACGACTTCCGCGCGCGGGCCAGGCCGCTGCTCGGCCTGGTCACCGCACTGCTCGACCGGGCCACGGGCTCTTTGTGGGGCAGCCGACCGGCGGACTGGCCGCGCTGGGGGCTCCTCGCACCGCACGGTCCGGCCGCGCGCCTGCTGCTGACCGAGTTCGAGGAGAGCATCGGCCCGGCCCTGGACCTGGTGACGGCGGCGACCGAGCCCGCCGTAGGTACGGCCCGGTACCACCGCAACGTGGGGTTGCACCGGGAGTCCGTCGCCGAGCTGCAAGCGGTCGTGCGGACCAGGGCGCGCCTCCTGGGCGAGGAGGCGCGTGCCACTCTGGTCGCCCGGCTGGACCTCGCCCTGGCGTTGCGGGACCACGGCGACCTGGAGGAGTCCGAGGAGCTGTACCGGCTCCTGGTGGTCCAGGGCGGGAACAGTCTGCCCGCGGACGATCCGGTCCTCTCGTCCTTCCACACGGGCCTGGCCCGCACTCTGCTGCTGTCGGGCCGGTACGAGGACGCCAGACGGGAGCTGGATCGGGCGCTCGAACTGAGAACGCGCACACCGGCCCAAGGGCAGCGGGGCATGCTGCGCATCCGCGCCGACCTCGCGCGGCTCGCACACCGTCAAGGGCGCTTCGCGGAGGCGGTCGAGGAACTGAGTGTCGTGCGTCGGCTGACCCGGGCGCTGGGCCAGGAGGCGGTTTACGAGACATTGGCCGCCGGACTCAGCCTCGCTCGGGTCCTGCGCGACGCGGGGCGGGCGCGGGAAGCCGAGGCGGTGGCCGAAGAGGTGATCCAGGAGCTCCGCGACGCGATGGGCGAGGACCACCCGGATGTGCTCATCGCCCGCCATGAACGGGCGCGGATGATGCGCGACCACGAAGAGGACCGAGAGCTGCTCGAACGGGCGAGGGACGAGTTCACGGAGATCTGGCGCAGCGCTGAGCGGCAACTGGGCGTCGACCACCCGGACACCATCGCCGCCCGGCACGAACTCGCCACGGTCTGGCACCTTCTCGACCGCCGTGACCGGGCCGTCGAACACTTCCGGGCCGCCTACGAGACGGGGCGGCGCAGGCTCGGCGAGCACCACCCCAATATCGTCGTCTGCGCGCGCAACCTCGCCCTCGTGCTCGCCGAACTCGCCGAGGACAGCGCGCGCCCGCCCGGGGAAGCGGCTCCGGCCGACGTGTCGGGGCAGAGCCCTGACCCACCGGCCTCGACCCCCCTTGCCCTGGCGGGACTCTCTCTGGAGCTGGCCCTGTCCCCGCAGTTCGCGCCCGCCGTACGGTCCCCCGCGGTGGTCCGCGCACTGGACCGCTTCGTCCGATCGGAGCGGTCCGTCTCCGACTTCGGCGGCGAGGGCGGAGGCGCGGGCGTCTCGTCGGGCGCAGAGTGGTCGAATTACCGCCCTGGGGCCCAGCCGCCGCCCAGGAGGACGTACCGGCCGCCGACGGAGCCCGTGGTCGCGCGCGAGCGCAGCGCCCGGGGCGCCGCGGTGGACGGCGCCACCCTCCGTGCCCTCGCCAGAGGCGACGACGATCGCCAGTCGGCCGAGCGACTGCGGGCCCAGGAGCGGGGCATACGACTCCTCGCGCTGCGCGACCTGCTGGACCGCACGGAGTCCGCCATGGCGGGCCGCATGGACCGGCTGCCGTCCGTCCCGAAGAGCCGCGACCTTCTTCTCCAAGCCGACGACGCCCGTTCCAAGGCCGTCACCACGGTGCTGCTCCACCCCGCGGTCGGCCGCTGGATGAGCCGGACGCTGCGCGCGCTGCACACTTCGCCCATCGAGCTGTCCGACGCTCTCCTCGACGACCTGGCGCATCTGCACTCCGTCGCGGCGGCAGCCTCGCACCGGGCGAAGGTGCCGTTCGCCCTCTCGCTCCCGGTGCGCGACGGCTTCGTGGTCCTGCCCACGCTCGGCGCCTTCGATCTGCGGGGGACGAGGCTTCGCACGGTCCGTGTCGAGGGGGACGGCGGCACGCTCACGCTGGCACGGCGAGGCGGCGAGAGTGTGCGCGTCACGCGTCCGGAGGATCCGACGCTCTCGCTCTGGCGCCCGGTGCACCGCGTGCGGACCGGCTCGGGGCCCGGCCGCTTCGACTTCGTCCTGGACGACATCGATCAGCACCGGGAGACCAACGGTCCCATGGCACCCACCCCGCTGACGGGTTCCCAGGTGATGCCGTGGGCCGAGGCGGCCCGGGAGGCCGGCGCCCTGCTCGCCCGAACGAACCGCCGGCGCGCGGAGGCGCTGGCGGCGGCCCTCACGGCAGTGACACCCCGACCCGCGGCCCCGGGCGGCATCATCAACTCCGCGTCGTCCACCGACGCGTTCGGCGGCATCGTCGCCAGCGCCCCGCCCGACGGCATGGAGCTCGCGGCCAGCATGGTCCACGAGTTCCAGCACATGAAGCTGCATGCCGTACTCAACGCCGTAGCGCTGCACGAGGAGAGCGAGCCGCCGGACGACGAGAGGTTCTACGCACCCTGGCGTGACGACCCGCGCCCCCTGCCCGGCCTCTTCCAGGGTGTCTTCGCCTTCTTCGGGGTGGTCGACTTCTGGCGCCGCCTCACCCTGGAGGAGCGAGGCACGCGTCTGCGCCGCGCCCAGTTCCAGCTGGTGTACTGGCGCACCCAGGCCCGGGACGCGTACAGCACCCTGTGCCTGTCGCCACGCCTCACCGAGACCGGCCGGTACTTCGCCGCGCTGATGGGCGGTACCACCGTGACCTGGACCGACCACGAGGACGTGCCGGAGGACATCGTCACGCTCGCTCTGGAAGGAGTGGTGGCCCACCGCCTCCGCTGGCGTCTGCGCCACCTGCGACCCGCCCCCGCCACCGTCGCGGAACTCGCCGCCGCTTGGACCTCGGGCGCACCCAAGGCACCGCCGCGCGGCAGCGCCGTCACGCTGCGCCCCGACTTCACGGCGCGGCCGTCCAACGCCTACACCGCGTTGCTGTGCAAGGCGGCCACGGGCGTCTCCGAGCTGCGCGGCGTGCCGGTGTCATCCGGCTTCCTCGACCTCAGCGGAGCCGAGATCGACCCCGCCGATCTGACCCGGCTCCAGGACTCGGTGGCGGAGGCGCGCCGTCTCGCCGTCGCTCAGGTCGAGGGGTGGCCCCTGGAGCCCGAGCCCTGGGTCCGGCTGGGGCTGGCCCTGCGCAGGAGCGGCGCGGTGGCCGCCGAGGCGCTCACGCACTGCCCCGAGCTGGTCCGGGCCGTGCACGCGTGCGTCACCGAGGCGAGCGACGCCCCGCCGGACCCCGTCGACCTCGCCGCCTGGATCGGCGTGCCGGACGATCCGGACGGGTATCCGAGACCGCCTGCCGCCTGA
- a CDS encoding M1 family metallopeptidase, which produces MRYRTRVTAPAALIGTAAALTLAPSAHAAPGKSGTPGPETLGDPVYPALGNDGYRVSSYHLDFAYDATTLLVDATTTLRIRTTQALTRFSLDALGLDVRAVRVGGRRAAFEQVGEKLRITPAVTLPDQAKVTVCVEYSADPRRTLSHTGWVATPDGFAVACQPDSAHTVFPCNDHPVDKADFTFRLTVPSGLRGVASGQLVRTETLDGGRTAYTYRSRSPIATEMVQITVGDYVIKDRQGPHGLPLRDVVPTARAAALEPALALTPGLVAWVEQRLGAYPFETYGLLPCNSDAAEPFGFTGLETQTLTIYRPKYLLQEEAKIGSHMMHELVHSYFGNSVSPATWADLWLNEGHADFYGLLYRYERGWPDSLGMTSLEARMKHTYALGDQWRKSSGPVAAPNAVNLFDSQRYLGGVLVLYALRQQVGEDAFNALERAFLERFRDASASTEDYIAVASEVSGQDLSGFLREWLYATKTPRMPGHPDWTVTPVPSAPSSSPAAPRKRRDGHHDNSATL; this is translated from the coding sequence ATGAGATATCGCACCCGAGTGACAGCCCCGGCCGCCCTGATCGGCACCGCCGCGGCGTTGACTCTGGCCCCCTCCGCCCACGCCGCTCCGGGGAAGAGCGGCACCCCGGGCCCCGAGACCCTCGGTGACCCCGTCTACCCCGCCCTCGGCAACGACGGCTACCGGGTCTCGTCGTACCACCTCGATTTCGCCTACGACGCCACGACCCTGCTCGTCGACGCCACCACCACGCTGCGGATCCGCACCACCCAGGCGCTGACCCGGTTCTCCCTGGACGCCCTCGGCCTGGATGTGCGCGCCGTCCGGGTCGGCGGGCGCCGTGCCGCCTTCGAGCAGGTGGGGGAGAAGCTGCGGATCACCCCGGCCGTCACCCTTCCGGACCAGGCCAAGGTCACTGTCTGCGTCGAGTACTCCGCCGACCCGCGCCGGACCCTCTCGCACACCGGCTGGGTGGCCACCCCGGACGGGTTCGCGGTGGCCTGCCAGCCCGACTCCGCGCACACCGTCTTCCCGTGCAACGACCACCCGGTGGACAAGGCCGACTTCACCTTCCGGCTCACCGTCCCGTCCGGGCTGCGCGGTGTGGCCAGCGGGCAGCTCGTGCGCACCGAGACCCTGGACGGCGGCCGGACCGCGTACACCTACCGCTCCCGCTCGCCGATCGCCACGGAGATGGTGCAGATCACCGTCGGCGACTACGTCATCAAGGACCGGCAGGGCCCGCACGGCCTGCCGCTCAGGGACGTGGTGCCGACCGCGCGGGCCGCCGCGCTGGAGCCCGCCCTCGCGCTCACCCCCGGCCTGGTCGCGTGGGTCGAACAGCGCCTCGGGGCCTACCCGTTCGAGACGTACGGACTGCTGCCGTGCAACTCCGACGCCGCGGAGCCCTTCGGCTTCACCGGCCTGGAGACCCAGACGCTCACCATCTACCGGCCGAAGTACCTCCTCCAGGAGGAGGCGAAGATCGGCTCGCACATGATGCACGAGCTGGTCCACTCCTACTTCGGCAACAGTGTCTCCCCCGCCACCTGGGCCGACCTGTGGCTGAACGAGGGCCACGCCGACTTCTACGGGCTGCTGTACCGCTACGAGCGCGGCTGGCCCGACTCGCTCGGCATGACCTCGCTGGAAGCGCGGATGAAGCACACCTACGCGCTCGGCGACCAGTGGCGCAAGAGCTCCGGCCCGGTCGCCGCCCCGAACGCCGTCAACCTCTTCGACAGCCAGCGCTACCTCGGCGGCGTCCTCGTCCTGTATGCCCTGCGGCAGCAGGTCGGCGAGGACGCCTTCAACGCGCTGGAGCGCGCCTTCCTGGAGCGGTTCCGTGACGCGTCGGCGTCGACCGAGGACTACATAGCGGTGGCCTCGGAGGTCTCCGGGCAGGACCTGTCGGGCTTCCTGCGGGAGTGGCTCTACGCCACGAAGACCCCGCGGATGCCGGGCCACCCGGACTGGACGGTCACCCCGGTGCCCTCGGCGCCCTCGTCCTCGCCGGCCGCCCCGCGCAAGCGGCGGGACGGCCACCACGACAACTCGGCGACTCTCTGA